Proteins from one Burkholderia oklahomensis C6786 genomic window:
- a CDS encoding cytochrome oxidase small assembly protein: MTRNSQKRRTPDEIRAGNKRLLLILLIVVAVFFVGAVVRQWIASTS, translated from the coding sequence ATGACCCGGAATTCACAAAAAAGACGAACGCCCGACGAGATTCGCGCGGGCAACAAGCGGCTGCTTTTGATCCTGCTCATCGTCGTCGCCGTTTTCTTTGTGGGTGCCGTCGTCCGGCAGTGGATTGCGTCCACGTCCTGA
- a CDS encoding DUF2970 domain-containing protein produces the protein MMSGSGNKSTFLQTMKAVLWSFFGVRKRRDLEADATQLNPLHVLIAALIGAALFVGVLILIVRAVVG, from the coding sequence ATGATGAGCGGATCGGGTAACAAGAGTACGTTCTTGCAGACGATGAAGGCGGTACTGTGGTCGTTCTTCGGCGTGCGCAAGCGGCGCGATCTCGAAGCGGACGCGACGCAGCTCAACCCGCTGCACGTACTGATCGCCGCGCTGATCGGCGCGGCGCTCTTCGTCGGCGTGCTGATCCTGATCGTGCGCGCGGTGGTGGGGTAG
- a CDS encoding SCO family protein has product MQSSRPTEPQGGRQAEPAQRGSWKRGRWVLLALALVCAAPVIASYFTYYVIKPRGGATNYGTLIEPQRPIPPDLTVVDEAGKTVPLASLRGVWLFVMEDGGACSDACAKKLYFMRQVRATQAGERQRITMVWLKSDAANVPAAIADAYPDTVRLRADPAAVAAWLPADAGTQVADHIYLVDPNGNLMMRFPKNPDPSKIKKDVTKLLKWSSIG; this is encoded by the coding sequence ATGCAATCTTCCCGTCCGACGGAGCCGCAGGGCGGCCGGCAAGCGGAACCCGCGCAGCGCGGTTCATGGAAGCGCGGCCGCTGGGTGCTGCTCGCGCTCGCGCTCGTCTGCGCGGCGCCCGTGATCGCGTCGTATTTCACGTATTACGTGATCAAGCCGCGCGGCGGCGCGACCAACTACGGCACGCTGATCGAGCCGCAGCGGCCGATTCCGCCCGATCTGACCGTCGTCGACGAAGCGGGCAAGACGGTGCCGCTCGCGTCGCTGCGCGGCGTGTGGCTGTTCGTGATGGAAGACGGCGGCGCGTGCAGCGACGCGTGCGCGAAGAAGCTCTACTTCATGCGCCAGGTGCGCGCGACGCAGGCAGGCGAGCGGCAGCGGATCACGATGGTGTGGCTGAAGAGCGACGCGGCGAACGTGCCGGCCGCGATCGCGGACGCGTATCCGGACACGGTCAGGCTGCGCGCCGATCCGGCCGCCGTCGCCGCATGGCTGCCGGCCGACGCGGGCACGCAGGTCGCCGATCACATCTATCTCGTCGATCCGAACGGCAATCTGATGATGCGTTTCCCGAAGAATCCGGATCCGAGCAAGATCAAGAAGGACGTGACGAAGCTCCTCAAGTGGTCGAGCATCGGTTGA
- a CDS encoding DUF2244 domain-containing protein → MEAANGLHDAEPVLADWLMKRNCSVSPRQFVAFYVSLAAFSLLIAVLLSWRGAWLVLPFTGIELLAVGVAFAVYARHAVDYERIRLYPHRLVIERMSAERLTQIELNPRWVRVEPGASPRDPIKLVSRGEAVVVGQHLAQYRRAQFARELRASLSRCG, encoded by the coding sequence ATGGAAGCAGCGAACGGTTTGCATGACGCCGAACCGGTCCTCGCGGACTGGCTGATGAAGCGCAACTGTTCGGTGTCGCCGCGTCAATTCGTGGCGTTCTACGTTTCGCTCGCGGCGTTTTCGCTGTTGATCGCGGTCCTGCTGTCGTGGCGCGGAGCCTGGCTCGTGCTGCCTTTCACCGGGATCGAGTTGCTGGCGGTGGGCGTCGCGTTCGCAGTCTATGCGCGCCATGCAGTCGATTACGAACGCATCCGGCTGTATCCTCACCGGCTCGTCATCGAGCGGATGAGCGCGGAGCGGCTGACGCAGATCGAATTGAACCCGCGCTGGGTGCGGGTCGAGCCGGGTGCGTCGCCGCGCGATCCAATCAAGTTGGTGTCGCGCGGAGAGGCCGTCGTGGTCGGGCAGCACCTCGCGCAATACCGGCGCGCGCAGTTCGCGCGCGAGCTGCGCGCTTCGCTGTCGCGCTGCGGCTGA
- a CDS encoding cytochrome c oxidase subunit 3 has translation MTGQNESPYYFVPHPSQHPISAAVGLLVMLGSFALWVNGEPWAPYTALVGLLWLLFVLYHWFGDAIAESESGMYGKRVDKSYRWSMSWFIFSEVMFFGAFFGALFYAREIAMHQLGSLDYKLIWPDFSAVWPNEGPGALVGHFKTMGPWPIPTLNTALLLSSGATLTVSHHALREDHRTKAIAWLAATLVLGICFLFLQGFEYFHAYNELNLTLGSGVYGSTFFLLTGFHGFHVFLGGTMLAVVLVRMIRGHFKPDHHFAFEGAAWYWHFVDVVWLGLYVVVYWL, from the coding sequence ATGACCGGTCAAAACGAGAGCCCGTACTATTTCGTGCCGCATCCGTCGCAGCACCCGATCAGCGCGGCCGTCGGCCTGCTGGTCATGCTCGGCTCGTTTGCGCTGTGGGTCAACGGCGAGCCGTGGGCGCCCTACACGGCGCTCGTCGGCCTGCTGTGGCTTCTGTTCGTGCTGTATCACTGGTTCGGCGACGCGATCGCCGAGTCCGAAAGCGGGATGTACGGCAAGCGCGTCGACAAGTCGTACCGCTGGAGCATGAGCTGGTTCATCTTCTCCGAAGTGATGTTCTTCGGCGCGTTCTTCGGCGCATTGTTCTATGCGCGTGAAATCGCGATGCATCAGCTCGGCAGCCTCGACTACAAGCTGATCTGGCCGGACTTTTCCGCGGTGTGGCCGAACGAAGGCCCGGGCGCGCTCGTCGGCCACTTCAAGACGATGGGCCCGTGGCCGATCCCGACCCTCAACACCGCGCTGCTGCTGTCGTCCGGCGCGACGCTGACGGTGTCGCACCACGCGCTGCGCGAGGATCACCGCACGAAGGCGATCGCATGGCTCGCCGCGACGCTCGTGCTCGGCATCTGCTTCCTGTTCCTGCAGGGCTTCGAGTACTTCCACGCGTACAACGAGCTGAACCTGACGCTCGGCTCCGGCGTGTACGGCTCGACATTCTTCCTGCTGACGGGCTTCCACGGCTTCCACGTGTTCCTGGGCGGCACGATGCTCGCGGTGGTGCTGGTGCGGATGATCCGCGGCCACTTCAAGCCGGATCACCACTTCGCATTCGAAGGCGCCGCGTGGTACTGGCACTTCGTCGACGTCGTCTGGCTGGGCCTGTACGTCGTCGTCTACTGGCTGTAA
- the trmL gene encoding tRNA (uridine(34)/cytosine(34)/5-carboxymethylaminomethyluridine(34)-2'-O)-methyltransferase TrmL — translation MFNVVLVEPEIPPNTGNVIRLCANTGARLHLIEPLGFPLDDAKMRRAGLDYHEYAQMRVHRDWDAFIAAEAPDPAHMFAFTTRGSGRFHDRAFEPGDWFVFGAETRGLAPELVERFPPEQRVRLPMRPGNRSLNLSNTVAVVVFEAWRQAGFEGGA, via the coding sequence ATGTTCAACGTCGTTCTCGTCGAGCCCGAAATTCCGCCGAACACCGGCAACGTGATCCGGCTGTGCGCCAACACCGGCGCGCGGCTGCATCTGATCGAGCCGCTCGGCTTCCCGCTCGACGACGCGAAGATGCGCCGCGCGGGACTCGACTATCACGAGTATGCGCAGATGCGCGTCCATCGAGATTGGGATGCGTTCATCGCCGCCGAAGCGCCCGATCCCGCGCACATGTTCGCGTTCACGACGCGCGGCTCGGGACGCTTTCACGATCGCGCGTTCGAGCCGGGAGACTGGTTCGTGTTCGGCGCGGAAACGCGCGGGCTCGCGCCCGAGCTCGTCGAGCGCTTTCCGCCCGAGCAGCGCGTGCGGCTGCCGATGCGCCCGGGCAATCGCAGCCTCAACCTGTCGAATACGGTCGCCGTGGTCGTGTTCGAGGCGTGGCGGCAGGCGGGGTTCGAAGGCGGGGCTTGA
- the coxB gene encoding cytochrome c oxidase subunit II, whose product MEILGKEAMKTIKRALTGVLACSGLLLSGAALAVGDSPGGPRVNEINLQAPVTKIAEELYDLHTMMLILCTVIFVGVFGVMFYSIFAHRKSKGHKAANFHESTTVEIIWTIVPFIIVVLMALPATKAVVAMKDTTNADLTVKVTGYQWKWGYDYVKGPGEGISFLSTLSTPRSEVNGQQPISDTYLQEVDHPLVVPVNKKIRVITTANDVVHSWYVPAFGVKQDAIPGFVRDTWFKAEKTGTYRGFCTELCGKEHAYMPVVVEVLSDDDYAKWVSAQKAKLAAGAVDPNKVYTRAELMAHGEEVYKANCAACHQPNGKGVGAFPALDGGKIVNGPIAGHLEQVLKGKGAMPSWASLSDLDIASVITYERNSWGNHKGDSLQPKQVADARNGKLPEDVAQQAGDTAAPAAEASGAAAQAQALPAEIYFETGKSELPADAKDAIAAAAEYVKAHPDAKLALSGFTDKTGSAGANAELAKRRAQAVRDALKAAGIAEERIILKKPETITGGADAKEARRVEIGPAA is encoded by the coding sequence ATGGAAATTTTGGGTAAGGAAGCTATGAAAACAATCAAGCGAGCCCTCACGGGCGTGCTGGCATGCAGCGGGTTGCTCTTGTCCGGCGCCGCTCTGGCGGTCGGCGACAGCCCGGGCGGCCCCCGCGTCAACGAGATCAACCTCCAGGCGCCCGTGACGAAGATCGCCGAGGAGCTCTACGACCTCCACACGATGATGCTGATCCTCTGCACGGTGATCTTCGTCGGCGTGTTCGGCGTGATGTTCTATTCGATCTTCGCGCACCGTAAGTCAAAAGGCCACAAGGCCGCCAATTTCCACGAAAGCACCACCGTCGAAATCATCTGGACGATCGTGCCGTTCATCATCGTCGTGCTGATGGCGCTGCCCGCCACGAAGGCCGTCGTCGCGATGAAGGACACGACGAACGCCGATCTCACGGTCAAGGTCACCGGCTACCAATGGAAGTGGGGCTACGACTACGTGAAGGGACCGGGCGAAGGCATCAGCTTCCTGTCGACGCTGTCGACGCCGCGCAGCGAAGTCAACGGCCAGCAGCCGATCAGCGACACCTATCTGCAGGAAGTCGACCACCCGCTCGTCGTGCCGGTCAACAAGAAGATCCGCGTCATCACGACCGCGAACGACGTCGTCCACTCGTGGTACGTCCCGGCGTTCGGCGTCAAGCAGGACGCGATCCCGGGCTTCGTCCGCGACACCTGGTTCAAGGCGGAGAAGACGGGCACCTACCGCGGCTTCTGCACGGAGCTCTGCGGCAAGGAGCACGCGTACATGCCGGTCGTCGTCGAAGTGCTGTCGGACGACGACTACGCGAAGTGGGTGAGCGCGCAGAAGGCGAAGCTCGCGGCCGGCGCGGTCGATCCGAACAAGGTGTATACGCGCGCCGAACTGATGGCGCACGGCGAAGAAGTCTACAAGGCGAACTGCGCGGCCTGCCACCAGCCGAACGGCAAGGGCGTCGGCGCATTCCCGGCGCTCGACGGCGGCAAGATCGTCAACGGCCCGATCGCCGGCCACCTCGAGCAGGTGCTGAAGGGCAAGGGCGCGATGCCGTCGTGGGCGTCGCTGTCGGATCTCGACATCGCGTCGGTGATCACGTACGAACGCAATTCGTGGGGCAACCACAAGGGCGACTCGCTGCAGCCGAAGCAGGTGGCCGACGCGCGCAACGGCAAGCTGCCGGAAGACGTCGCGCAGCAGGCGGGCGACACGGCGGCGCCGGCGGCGGAAGCCTCGGGCGCGGCCGCCCAGGCGCAGGCGCTGCCGGCGGAGATCTATTTCGAGACGGGCAAGAGCGAACTGCCGGCCGACGCGAAGGACGCGATCGCCGCAGCGGCTGAATACGTGAAAGCGCATCCGGACGCGAAGCTCGCGCTGTCGGGCTTCACCGACAAGACGGGTTCGGCCGGCGCGAACGCCGAACTGGCCAAGCGCCGCGCACAAGCCGTGCGCGATGCGCTGAAGGCCGCGGGCATCGCGGAAGAGCGCATCATTCTGAAGAAGCCGGAAACGATCACGGGCGGGGCTGACGCGAAGGAAGCCCGGCGGGTCGAGATCGGGCCGGCGGCTTGA
- a CDS encoding ComF family protein, giving the protein MANPAVLRCGIRAAAARLCIVLARFSAAALPNRCALCGNLSHRTICDCCDSAYWNEARLRCPRCALPLPGARGPGGAMRHRYRCGACAESPPPFDATLALADYRAPLDSLAVDLKFRAQLALGREFGERLARLAADALDGAPPLDVIAPVPLARRRLVERGYNQAWTIARPLARVLKVRADATLAARVADTAPQSRLAFDARRANVAAAFEIARPVAGLHVGIVDDVMTSGATLDALARKLKEAGARRVTNFVALRTAKD; this is encoded by the coding sequence ATGGCGAATCCCGCCGTATTGCGATGCGGCATACGGGCGGCGGCGGCGCGCCTGTGCATTGTCCTGGCACGTTTTTCCGCTGCTGCGCTGCCGAACCGCTGCGCACTGTGCGGCAATTTGTCACATCGGACAATTTGCGACTGTTGCGACAGCGCGTATTGGAATGAGGCGCGGCTGCGCTGCCCGCGCTGCGCGCTGCCGCTGCCCGGCGCGCGCGGACCGGGCGGCGCGATGCGTCACCGCTACCGCTGCGGCGCGTGCGCCGAGTCGCCGCCGCCGTTCGACGCGACGCTCGCGCTCGCCGATTACCGCGCGCCGCTCGACAGCCTCGCGGTCGACCTGAAGTTCCGCGCGCAGCTCGCGCTCGGCCGCGAATTCGGCGAGCGCCTCGCGCGGCTTGCGGCGGACGCGCTCGACGGCGCGCCGCCGCTCGACGTGATCGCGCCCGTGCCGCTCGCGCGGCGCCGGCTCGTCGAGCGCGGCTACAACCAGGCGTGGACGATCGCGCGGCCGCTCGCGCGCGTGCTGAAGGTGCGCGCCGACGCGACGCTCGCCGCGCGCGTGGCCGACACCGCGCCGCAATCGCGACTCGCGTTCGACGCACGGCGCGCGAACGTCGCGGCGGCGTTCGAGATCGCGCGCCCGGTCGCGGGCCTGCACGTCGGGATCGTCGACGACGTGATGACGTCGGGCGCGACGCTCGACGCGCTCGCACGCAAACTGAAGGAAGCGGGCGCGCGGCGCGTGACGAACTTCGTCGCGCTGCGCACCGCGAAGGATTGA
- a CDS encoding cytochrome c oxidase assembly protein, with translation MSKSEANVDRAFNRSMLVKLVVVAGLMFGFGFALVPMYRAICQITGINNLLQRDVSEREAKNTQIDYTRTVSIELDANARGPLGFKPKRNSIDVHPGELTTVVYEVTNGQGRTVVAQAIPSYAPKQATEFFKKIECFCFTQQTLTANETRDMPVVFVIDPKLPNDVKTITLSYTFFELNTPAPAARGAAGQTGGAAAKPAA, from the coding sequence ATGTCGAAGTCCGAGGCGAACGTCGATCGCGCGTTCAACCGGTCGATGCTCGTGAAGCTCGTCGTCGTGGCGGGGCTGATGTTCGGCTTTGGCTTCGCGCTGGTGCCGATGTACCGCGCGATCTGCCAGATCACCGGCATCAACAACCTGCTGCAGCGCGACGTCAGCGAGCGCGAGGCGAAGAACACGCAGATCGATTACACCCGGACGGTGTCGATCGAGCTCGACGCGAACGCGCGCGGGCCGCTCGGTTTCAAGCCGAAGCGCAACAGCATCGACGTGCATCCGGGCGAATTGACGACGGTCGTCTACGAAGTGACGAACGGGCAGGGCAGAACGGTGGTCGCGCAGGCGATCCCGAGCTACGCGCCGAAGCAGGCCACCGAGTTCTTCAAGAAGATCGAGTGCTTCTGCTTCACGCAACAGACGCTCACGGCGAACGAGACGCGCGACATGCCGGTCGTGTTCGTGATCGATCCGAAGCTGCCGAACGACGTGAAGACGATCACGCTGTCGTACACGTTTTTCGAGCTGAACACGCCCGCGCCCGCTGCGCGTGGCGCCGCGGGGCAGACGGGCGGCGCCGCGGCGAAGCCCGCCGCCTGA
- a CDS encoding O-acetyl-ADP-ribose deacetylase, with protein sequence MPNIGSTSVEARVVDITTLALDAIVNAANESLLGGGGVDGAIHRAAGPELVKACATLGGCVTGDAKLTHGYRLPAKFVIHTVGPVWHGGARGEPELLASCYRRSLEVAAGAGCVSLAFPAISCGVYRFPPDDATAIAVRTVVDALAGAKFERIVFACFSDAMLELYRAELARF encoded by the coding sequence ATGCCGAACATCGGTTCGACGTCGGTCGAGGCGCGCGTCGTCGACATCACGACGCTCGCGCTCGACGCGATCGTCAATGCGGCCAACGAGTCGCTGCTGGGCGGCGGCGGCGTGGACGGCGCGATTCATCGCGCGGCGGGGCCCGAACTCGTCAAGGCGTGCGCGACGCTCGGCGGCTGCGTGACGGGCGACGCGAAGCTCACGCACGGCTACCGGCTGCCCGCGAAGTTCGTGATCCACACGGTGGGCCCGGTATGGCACGGCGGTGCGCGCGGCGAGCCCGAGCTGCTCGCGTCGTGCTACCGGCGCTCGCTCGAGGTGGCGGCCGGTGCCGGTTGCGTGTCGCTTGCGTTTCCCGCGATCAGTTGCGGCGTGTATCGCTTCCCGCCCGACGATGCGACTGCGATCGCGGTGCGCACGGTGGTCGACGCGCTGGCCGGCGCGAAATTCGAGCGCATCGTGTTCGCGTGCTTTTCCGACGCGATGCTCGAGCTTTATCGCGCGGAGCTTGCGCGGTTTTGA
- a CDS encoding SURF1 family protein, with the protein MRIRWLPALLILAVIAVTVRLGFWQRDRAHQKEALESRITRYERASPVDVPRAPVALKDIEFHRVRAVGRFMPELVVFLDNRPYNDQPGFYVVMPLKLANGGYVLVNRGWLPRNFADRTAIEPFATPAGDVTIEGIARGSASRAFELGEGGSAAHQKIRQNLDAAAYARETGLPLQPFVIQQTSDGGDKLVRDWPAPTTGVERNYGYMFQWWGMAAAAAGFGLYAARRAAKKQSGDA; encoded by the coding sequence ATGAGGATTCGCTGGCTGCCCGCGCTGCTGATTCTCGCGGTGATCGCGGTGACGGTGCGGCTCGGTTTCTGGCAGCGCGACCGCGCGCATCAGAAGGAGGCGCTCGAATCGCGGATCACGCGCTACGAGCGCGCGAGCCCCGTCGACGTGCCGCGCGCGCCCGTCGCGCTGAAGGACATCGAGTTCCATCGCGTGCGCGCGGTCGGCCGCTTCATGCCGGAGCTCGTGGTGTTCCTCGACAACCGGCCGTACAACGATCAGCCGGGCTTCTACGTCGTGATGCCGCTGAAGCTCGCGAACGGCGGCTACGTGCTCGTGAACCGCGGATGGCTGCCGCGCAATTTCGCGGACCGCACCGCGATCGAGCCGTTCGCGACGCCTGCGGGCGACGTGACGATCGAGGGCATTGCGCGCGGCAGCGCGTCGCGCGCGTTCGAACTCGGCGAAGGCGGCTCGGCCGCGCATCAGAAGATCCGGCAGAATCTCGACGCCGCCGCGTACGCGCGGGAAACCGGCCTGCCGCTGCAGCCGTTCGTGATTCAGCAGACGAGCGACGGCGGCGACAAGCTCGTGCGCGACTGGCCCGCGCCGACGACGGGCGTCGAGCGCAACTACGGTTACATGTTTCAGTGGTGGGGCATGGCGGCGGCTGCCGCCGGCTTCGGTCTGTATGCCGCGCGGCGCGCGGCGAAAAAGCAGTCCGGCGACGCGTGA
- the ctaD gene encoding cytochrome c oxidase subunit I, with translation MSSIGHDVAAGHAHDDHAHETPHGWRRWLFATNHKDIGTLYLLFSFIMFLSGGVMALAIRAELFEPGLQIMRPEFFNQLTTMHGLIMVFGAIMPAFVGFANWMIPLQIGASDMAFARMNNFSFWLLPVAAVLLVGSFFAPGGATAAGWTLYAPLSTQMGPGMDFAIFAVHIMGASSIMGGINIVVTVLNMRAPGMTLMKMPMFAWTWLITAYLLIAVMPVLAGAITMVLFDRHFGTSFFNAAGGGDPVMYQHIFWFFGHPEVYIMILPAFGIVSQVIPAFSRKPLFGYSSMVYATASIAILSFMVWAHHMFATGMPVTGQLFFMYATMLIAVPTGVKVFNWTATMWRGSLTFETPMLFAIGFLFVFTMGGFTGLMLAMAPLDIQYHGTYFVVAHFHYVLVAGSLFALFAGWYYWAPKWTGWMYNETRGKIHFWSSMIFFNITFFPMHFVGLAGMPRRYADYPAQFTDFNQLATIGAFGFGLAQVYFLFAVVLPAYRGGGDLERASDKPWDGATGLEWTVPSPAPFHTFEHPPTVE, from the coding sequence ATGTCTAGCATCGGGCACGACGTAGCCGCGGGCCACGCGCACGACGACCACGCGCACGAAACCCCGCACGGCTGGCGGCGCTGGCTGTTCGCCACCAACCACAAGGATATCGGTACGCTGTACCTGCTGTTCTCGTTCATCATGTTCCTGTCGGGCGGCGTGATGGCGCTCGCGATTCGCGCCGAGCTGTTCGAACCGGGCCTGCAGATCATGCGGCCCGAGTTCTTCAACCAGCTGACGACGATGCACGGCCTCATCATGGTGTTCGGCGCGATCATGCCGGCCTTCGTCGGCTTCGCGAACTGGATGATTCCGCTGCAGATCGGCGCATCGGACATGGCGTTCGCGCGGATGAACAACTTCAGCTTCTGGCTGCTGCCCGTCGCGGCGGTGCTGCTCGTCGGCTCGTTCTTCGCGCCGGGCGGCGCGACGGCCGCGGGCTGGACGCTGTACGCGCCGCTGTCGACGCAGATGGGCCCGGGCATGGATTTCGCGATCTTCGCGGTGCACATCATGGGCGCGTCGTCGATCATGGGCGGGATCAACATCGTCGTGACGGTCCTGAACATGCGCGCGCCGGGCATGACGCTGATGAAGATGCCGATGTTCGCGTGGACGTGGCTCATCACCGCATACCTGCTGATCGCGGTGATGCCGGTTCTGGCGGGCGCGATCACGATGGTGCTGTTCGACCGCCACTTCGGCACGTCGTTCTTCAACGCGGCGGGCGGCGGCGATCCGGTGATGTACCAGCACATCTTCTGGTTCTTCGGGCACCCCGAGGTGTACATCATGATTCTGCCGGCGTTCGGGATCGTGTCGCAGGTGATCCCGGCGTTCTCGCGCAAGCCGCTGTTCGGCTATAGCTCGATGGTGTACGCGACGGCGTCGATCGCGATCCTGTCGTTCATGGTCTGGGCGCACCATATGTTCGCGACCGGCATGCCGGTCACGGGCCAGCTGTTCTTCATGTACGCGACGATGCTGATCGCGGTGCCGACGGGCGTGAAGGTGTTCAACTGGACGGCCACGATGTGGCGCGGCTCGCTGACGTTCGAGACGCCGATGCTGTTCGCGATCGGCTTCCTGTTCGTGTTCACGATGGGCGGCTTCACGGGCCTGATGCTCGCGATGGCGCCGCTCGACATCCAGTACCACGGCACGTACTTCGTCGTCGCGCACTTCCATTACGTGCTCGTCGCGGGTTCGCTGTTCGCCCTCTTCGCCGGGTGGTACTACTGGGCGCCGAAGTGGACGGGCTGGATGTACAACGAGACGCGCGGGAAGATCCACTTCTGGTCGTCGATGATCTTCTTCAACATCACGTTCTTCCCGATGCACTTCGTCGGCCTCGCGGGCATGCCGCGACGCTATGCGGACTACCCGGCGCAGTTCACCGACTTCAACCAGCTCGCGACGATCGGCGCATTCGGCTTCGGCCTCGCGCAGGTGTATTTCCTGTTCGCGGTCGTGCTGCCCGCGTATCGCGGCGGCGGCGATCTCGAGCGGGCTTCCGACAAGCCGTGGGACGGCGCGACGGGCCTCGAATGGACGGTGCCGAGCCCGGCTCCGTTCCACACGTTCGAGCACCCGCCGACGGTCGAGTAA
- a CDS encoding twin transmembrane helix small protein, translated as MHILVPIAFVLIIASMVSALYFMMHDRGHTKRMVWSLAMRVGLSISLFLFILFANWMGWIHSTGIPIGR; from the coding sequence ATGCACATTCTCGTTCCGATCGCCTTTGTACTCATCATCGCCAGCATGGTGTCGGCGCTGTATTTCATGATGCACGACCGGGGCCATACGAAGCGGATGGTCTGGTCGCTCGCGATGCGAGTCGGCCTGTCGATCTCGCTGTTCCTGTTCATCCTGTTCGCGAACTGGATGGGCTGGATCCATTCGACCGGCATTCCGATCGGCCGCTGA
- a CDS encoding methyltransferase domain-containing protein, translated as MSPAPAKTSRPAYDPRRLRRIFDRRAAVFDAVSFLPREIAQRMRERLDYIKVNPAGVLDAGCGTGDDLPLLRARFPEAPVFGVDVSRAMLARAAARDTAETSWRRFLPATLSKALGHRGPRVAQADFSELPFASDAFDLLWSNFALHWHARPDLVFPEWHRVLRVDGLLMFSTLGPDTLRELRAACAEAAAAAGDAPAVARVIDFVDMHDLGDMLVESGFEIPVMDQETLTVTYKSPDSLLADVRRLGAYPFGRDASGHASRRLRAALHDALEARRRDDGTIPLTFEVIYGHAWKAAPRMTAEGFSIVRVQDIGRGWPKRS; from the coding sequence ATGTCCCCAGCTCCCGCAAAAACCAGCCGTCCGGCCTATGATCCACGGCGCTTGCGGCGGATCTTCGACCGCCGCGCCGCCGTGTTCGACGCCGTGTCGTTCCTGCCGCGCGAAATCGCGCAGCGGATGCGCGAGCGCCTCGACTACATCAAGGTGAATCCGGCGGGCGTGCTCGATGCGGGCTGCGGCACGGGCGACGACCTGCCGTTGCTGCGCGCGCGCTTTCCGGAGGCGCCCGTGTTCGGCGTCGACGTATCGCGCGCGATGCTCGCGCGCGCGGCCGCGCGCGACACGGCCGAGACGAGCTGGCGCCGGTTTCTGCCGGCGACGCTGTCGAAGGCGCTCGGCCATCGCGGGCCGCGCGTCGCGCAAGCCGATTTCTCCGAGCTGCCGTTCGCGAGCGACGCGTTCGATCTCCTCTGGTCCAACTTCGCGCTGCACTGGCACGCGCGTCCCGATCTCGTGTTCCCCGAATGGCATCGCGTGCTGCGCGTCGACGGGTTGCTGATGTTCAGCACGCTCGGCCCCGACACGCTGCGCGAGCTGCGCGCCGCATGCGCGGAGGCCGCCGCCGCGGCGGGCGATGCGCCCGCGGTCGCCCGCGTGATCGATTTCGTCGACATGCATGATCTCGGCGACATGCTCGTCGAGAGCGGCTTCGAGATTCCGGTGATGGACCAGGAGACGCTGACCGTCACCTACAAGTCGCCCGATTCGCTGCTTGCGGACGTGCGTCGCCTGGGCGCGTATCCGTTCGGGCGCGACGCGTCGGGGCATGCGTCGCGCCGTCTGCGCGCGGCGCTCCATGACGCGCTCGAAGCGCGCCGGCGCGACGACGGCACGATTCCGCTGACGTTCGAAGTGATCTACGGGCACGCCTGGAAGGCGGCACCGCGCATGACCGCGGAAGGCTTCAGCATCGTGCGCGTGCAGGACATCGGCAGAGGGTGGCCGAAGCGTTCGTGA